The DNA sequence TCAACTACGGGACTGCAAAGATCGGGGGAGGATGGGGCTGGAGAATCTCTCTGGCTCTAGCAGGTGTCCCCGCGATACTGATGACCATCGGATCGCTCTTCCTGCCGGACACTCCTAACTCCATCATCGATAGAGGCCACCACGAGGAGGCCAAGAAAATGCTTCAGAAGATCCGCGGGACCGACAATGTGGACCACGAGTTCCAGGACCTGGTCCAAGCCAGCGAGGCCGCGAAAAAGGTCGACCATCCCTGGAGGAACATATTGGAGCAGAGGTACAGGCCTCAGCTCGTGATCTGCTTCCTCGTCCCATTCTTCCAGCAGCTCACTGGCATCAACGTCATCATGTTTTATGCGCCGGTTCTGTTCAAGACTTTGGGTTTCGGTGACGACGCCTCCCTCATGTCTTCAGCCATCACCGGTGTTGTTAATGTCGTCGCGACGGTGGTTTCGATTGTCTCGGTTGACAGGTTTGGAAGGAGAGGCTTGTTCCTTGAAGGAGGAATCCAGATGATAATTTGCCAGGTAAAACTAAAACATGTGCAAGCTAATATTGGGGATTTTTAAGTTTTAACCAGAACTTATGCGAAAACCAAATGCGAAATTCCGGTctttcaaattgattttgattaagAAAATCTAGAATAGTCAACTAATAACATTGTACTTATAGCTGATGACCGTTCTTCCTATTCATTTCCTTAAGTTCCTTTTGAGCTATTGACAGTGAATAACTCGAAAAGATATATCTTCTTCAAATGAAATTCGAAATGAAGAATCGCTCTGATAGTTTTTCACAGCAATGGTAACATTGCATAATGAAAACGGAGAGTAATCTCATCACATATGAATCATAATCACAACAAAGTTGGTTAGTGTTGGTGAACGTCCTTGCTAATGGATGTCCACATTACAGATTGCGGTAGGAGCATTGATTGGCGCAAACTTGGGAGTCATCGGCGAAGGATCCTTCTCCAAAATCGAAGCCGATCTGCTCTTGACGTTGATCTGCTTATATGTTGCGGCATTCGCCTGGTCATGGGGTCCGCTGGGGTGGTTGGTGCCGAGCGAGATCTGCCCATTGGAGATCCGGTCGGCTGGCCAAGCTATCAATGTCTCGGTCAACATGTTCTTCACCTTCATCATCGGTCAGGGGTTCCTCTCTATGCTCTGCGCCATGAAGtttggcctcttcttcttcttcggcggCTTCGTGGTCATCATGACCATcttcatattcttcttcttgccGGAGACGAAGAACGTGCCGATCGAAGAGATGAACAGAGTGTGGAAGGCGCATTGGTTCTGGGGAAAGTACATCCCCGACGAGGCTGTCATCGGTGAGGACCCCGAGAAATAGACATTTTTGCAGATAGGAGTAACAAAGAAGAAGTTTATTAATGGTTTCTATCATTCGAGAAGGCAACACAAATTGGAGGGACCATTTATTTGATTCTCTTCCTGTGCGAAAACATGTGTGCATCTTACTATTTGGTAAATCATCTGCACAGGTTATGCTAAAAGCAAAAGAGTTGCCTCTACTTGTCTCGGTTTAAGTCCTTTCTCGTTTTTATTTCCAGTAAATTTAAGTACCACGCTAGTGAAAGTTAGGTTCGGAAACTCAAGGTCACCAGAATGGCGGTTTAGGTATTGGCAGGAGGCACAAGGTGATGATACTAAACAGAAATTTGCACTTAACAAGTCCAATCTCCAATGTCAAACGAGGAGCTGAGCTACAGTTTGAAGCATCTCTACCAGAGAATGCATCGGTGTATCGTCTACGGTCTCACGAATCACAGTAGTTGAAACCCTGGCTTGCTTCTCGGGAAATTGGACCACGAACTACAAATCAATTGCATCGACCAAACAAGAAATAGTAATGACAGCAACTAACAAGGCACTAAAGATGACATGCTGGTGAAAGTAAGACCAAAGTACTATAACTTCAGCTTTTGCCGAAGAACTATACAAAGTAATAATCTTCATATAATGGAGAAGAGCTTGCAATTGTATATTTATACGTAAAATTAAAGCAGCTCCTTCATTAGAATTTATAGAGACTTACAGAAGCCATTCGTGTAAGAACCGCAAAATAACAAGAAGATATGCCAGCCCATGTATCAGAAAAGAAGCCCCTGATAAGAGCTTCCTGTGATACTTGTACCAACTGTAATCTTTCGTCTCTCAAATTGATTACCCCAACGgctggaaaaagcaaaaattgatgCTATATTCCACTTATACTTCAAGGAAGTGGCAAAAATGTAGATTAGCGACGTTAGCACAAAGAATATCATAGATGTTAGCGGAACTGCCTTTGGCAATTGATTAACTTCTTAATCAACTAGGTACGACACCGTCGCAGGAGAGACAGCCATAAACTCACTCTTAAGTCCAACATATCTGCAGACATGTTGATGTCAAATGCCGTATACAGCCTTGCACCTCTACTGTGCCAGCAGTACAAGAATGCAGGAAAACTATGATACATTTGAACAACAtatgttttttcaaaatattatcaGGTTACAAGAAGCTAGCAAAGAGTTTTGATTACTGCACaacacaaaagaagaaggaaaacaaagccCACAGCCCTGGATCAGCAGCCACATTGACTTCAAAATATCGCGATGTGATCATCTTGGCTTGCAAACAGAACAAAATCGAACACGAGAGACTGCAGATTTATACGAAACTCCAGATTTCCAGAATTGACTGTTAGAAGGAAGAAACTTGCTCGAGCAAAGACGCACAAGGATAAGGCAGTCTGCTTGTCgtatgaaaaattccaaatgctGTTATGCAACTGATATTGAATCTAGCAAAGAATCTAGATACTCCTTTAGCTTCACCTTCGTGATTGCACCTTCCCTTCTGCTTTCCAGAACTTCTTTCCCATTCTTGAAGAGAATCAGTGTTGGCAATCCATAAACTTTGTACTCTTCTATTAACTTTGGGTTTGCATCATGATCAATCTTTACAACAATCAATCTTTCCTTGTATTCCTTCAGAATAATTAACTGAAGTGCCTCAGAGATTGGAAAAGCACGTTCTTGTAGAAATATCATACGTAAGAGCCTCGTTTAAGCAAAAGATTCCCATGAATATTAATCATGGGAAACATAGTTGCATGCTATAGTTGATAGACGAAAAGTGGCATAATACATAAGAAAGTGGCATGCTGTAAAATACAGAAATAATCTAACACAATGACAACCAGCCAGCATAAGAGTGTAGCATGCTTTAAATCTGCCAACACAGCATGTTCTAAGATATATCGTTATTTCTTCTAAAATTACTTGTTGTAGCACTATTGTGCAGGTAAATGCTCATCTTCCTTAGAAGTTGACAGTAATCGACACGCTAACAATGACTTGCAAACAAACTCATGTTACTGATTATCTATAGATCCCAAACATACTCAAAGGCTAGGCAGAAGAGGCTTCAAGTAAACAAGTGGAGAACATAAATAAATTGCGGGAATTGGTGTTTCATCATGTGCATGCCTTCTAATTAATCTGAACCAACAAAATCCAGCTTAAAATataacaaagaaaaacacaGGGACTCCTGAAAATCAACTTACCCATCAGAAGAATCCTAACCTGACTGATTGCATTAGCACACATGTCATGTATTAAATATCTTTGTTTTGCCAATGTTATTGCCACCTAAAAGCACACCAACAGAAAGCAGAAATCTCTTGGTGATGTTAACCGACTTTTCTGAGGGAAAGTATTGAAATATAACAACACTAACAGCTTGAATGTCTTAAAACCTAGGTAATATCAACTCACCCTGCATTTATCAgcagcttctctctcttttcttttctcaccTTGCGAGCAACAATTTGACAAGGTTTCCACTCGATGGAGACTGCCAGTTTGGTGAGATTAAGCAAAAGAACAGAGGTGACTAGCTCATGAAGAATTCAAGTAGGTGAAATCTGGAGGGTAAGAGGAGGCTAAATTCTATGAAAAGAAGCAGAATAGATCACACTCGAAGGTTAAAGGAATACAGCTTCAAGCCGCCACCTCCCTAGAAATTAGAAGGAAACGACCATGACGGTTTAGTATTTCCAAGAATTAACAAGAGAACAATTAGGAAAGGAAAGCAACGGAAAAACTGGAGCTACCTTAATACTCAAAAGGGGACCTAAATTCTCATGTCACTTAGGGCGCATGACAGCACTTCTGGAGCAAAATTTCGTTTGGTATCataacttctgaagtaaaatccatttgattatgcaactttattttcctatttttggagcatttttttcTCCGGAAGTAGTTTTGAAGCAAcgtgaaaaaagtaaaaaaacttaCTTCCCTCCAAAGTTAAAACCAGAAACGGAACTAGAACAATCAACTTCTGACCcgatttctagagtagaagtgcTGCACGTATCTTCCATCAGCAATTCATCATCGAAGACTAGAATAAACTGTTCAAACTTCTGGGCAGCCTCTATGTCATATGCTTAATGGCGTCTGTACTATTAATAGGAACCCTCTCACTAATCTGAAAAGCTTGAACCAGTTGAGTTGAACATGCTCTAACATTCCCCTCGCAATCTCAACTTAGCCTGGAAATTCAATCGGGATGGAAACACGAGCGATAGAGGCCATAAGACACGGGAGCTTTGGTTCTTATTCCATGAAAAGTATAATGTGTAAAACCGACTACTCAATCCAATCAAAATGAAGCCGAGAGAAAGCTATAAATTACGGAATCCAACCgcaggagagagaggggattgGAGAGGATTCAGAGACCTGAGCGAGCCACTCCATGGCCGGAGAGATCAAACGGCAGGGGCCGCACCAGTTGGCGATGAACTCCACGAGGACCGGACGATCGCTCTTCAACACCGTCTCGGAGAACTGGCTCTCGTCTATCTCCGTtatcccgccgccgccgcctccggcaGCGCCGCATCTCCACGTGAACTTACGTACCGGGGCGAGTCCGGTCCTGCCCCGCCACGTCCTGAACGACGACTTCGACGGAGGAGCCAAACTGCCGGCACTCACGGCTCTCGCACGACGGACCGGAGGGAGCGGCGGGGGGAGAAGTGCGCCGGCGTTCGACAGGAGCGTGGCTCCGTCCATGGCGTCTTCGCTTCAGTGGAAGgcggagggagggagagagagagagaagagagagagaatccgaCTCGTGGCTCAAAGAGCGGTACAGTGACATCCATGGCTGATCCATCGTCTCGTCGTCCATCGATTTCCAGCCACTTCTTCCTTGAACGTGCGTCACGCGATGGGCACGTGATAGTCTTTTAACTTTTAGCGTTTAGGCGATTTTGGTCtaccaataattttttgaattcgtGCGATTTCATCCTCAAGGCTATGTTCTTTCGCtacaaatgaataatttttttaaaaaaaatcaacttatatcgcttccaaaaataaataaataaaaaatattcttatttttaagaatatttaaatataaataattattaatattaaaatatttttcgttaattaattatttcaagtgatataaataatcattttcaataaaatatttttttatcatttcctTTTCATGAAACAATAGAGCTCGATTTTATTATGCGAATCAAGTCATTAGAccttttcaatttgtccatacAAATCTTTCGGTTAATCACTCTAATTaaatggtcaattttttttggtcaaatagtCAGGTTAATTTGACGTCACATTGCTTGTGTtgcaaaaatgacaaaaatgacgTGATGTTAATTTGGTGCCAAATGGGCAGAAAATGAGctggaaaagcaagaaaaaagaaattcgaattttATTATTGTAATGACATGATCCCATGAGGGCGGAAAATGGTCGATGAAGTGATATATGAGTCGGACACTTGTCCTTAACTTGCAATGAGGCCTTTTACGGTCAAAGCCCATATGAACAAAATAGTGCGGGCTCCGGCCCAAAAAAGACAATATTATTGATGAGTGAGACCTAGGTGTGACATAATAGTATTAGAGTTAGAGCCCAACCGGAAGTGTGTATTTCGGGGACGAACTGGGCGAAAGTTGG is a window from the Rhodamnia argentea isolate NSW1041297 chromosome 8, ASM2092103v1, whole genome shotgun sequence genome containing:
- the LOC115738142 gene encoding sugar transport protein 10, producing MAVGGNFASQGRGGNYEGGVTPFVVVTCVVAAMGGLLFGYDLGISGGVTSMDDFLLKFFPSVYHKTKDGSLHENQYCKYANELLTLFTSSLYLAALVASFAASVVTRVYGRKISMFLGGLAFLIGAILNGVAMNIAVLILGRLLLGVGVGFANQSVPVYLSEMAPAKIRGALNIGFQMAITIGILVANFVNYGTAKIGGGWGWRISLALAGVPAILMTIGSLFLPDTPNSIIDRGHHEEAKKMLQKIRGTDNVDHEFQDLVQASEAAKKVDHPWRNILEQRYRPQLVICFLVPFFQQLTGINVIMFYAPVLFKTLGFGDDASLMSSAITGVVNVVATVVSIVSVDRFGRRGLFLEGGIQMIICQIAVGALIGANLGVIGEGSFSKIEADLLLTLICLYVAAFAWSWGPLGWLVPSEICPLEIRSAGQAINVSVNMFFTFIIGQGFLSMLCAMKFGLFFFFGGFVVIMTIFIFFFLPETKNVPIEEMNRVWKAHWFWGKYIPDEAVIGEDPEK
- the LOC125316379 gene encoding thioredoxin X, chloroplastic, translated to MDGATLLSNAGALLPPPLPPVRRARAVSAGSLAPPSKSSFRTWRGRTGLAPVRKFTWRCGAAGGGGGGITEIDESQFSETVLKSDRPVLVEFIANWCGPCRLISPAMEWLAQEYKERLIVVKIDHDANPKLIEEYKVYGLPTLILFKNGKEVLESRREGAITKVKLKEYLDSLLDSISVA